From the genome of Candidatus Dormiibacterota bacterium, one region includes:
- a CDS encoding DUF4388 domain-containing protein has translation MALKGTLKDFSLADIFQLIGIQHKTGVLTLKSDKEVVTVSFVEGNVVSADALHRRLEDRIGTVLVKSGRITEAQLQEALRIQKSTLKRMGNILVENKFIDPNILREALQIQISHMVHRLFRWRDGEYDFSQEERVDYDKEHVVPMSAESILMEGARILDEWPMIEKGIRSFSAVYRHANVEIAAAPKGAAATAGKDDAARAITLSDEERKVYQLVDGHRTVQEIVERCSLSEFDTCRLLYELIGRQLLEEVKSVGPRTAPAASPARAVSGTPAASRALVALGYLILVLLAGGLVTRHAETIARGLLRGEAAAPYLNPLIGGEQARSIRGSITLSRMQRVDFAIQVYFLLNRGYPENLRYLVTSHLLKPQAILDPLGRPFEYRITPGGYSISFAPDGNPVNRVEISSAPSG, from the coding sequence ATGGCGCTGAAGGGGACGCTGAAGGATTTCAGTCTGGCGGACATCTTCCAGCTCATCGGCATCCAGCATAAGACCGGCGTGCTGACTCTCAAGAGCGACAAGGAAGTGGTCACCGTCTCGTTCGTCGAGGGGAACGTCGTCTCGGCCGATGCGCTGCACCGGAGGCTTGAGGACAGGATCGGCACCGTGCTCGTGAAATCCGGGCGCATCACCGAGGCGCAGCTCCAGGAGGCCCTGCGCATCCAGAAGAGCACGCTGAAACGGATGGGAAACATCCTGGTCGAGAACAAGTTCATCGACCCCAACATTCTGCGGGAGGCCCTGCAGATCCAGATCAGCCACATGGTCCACCGGCTGTTCCGTTGGCGCGACGGCGAGTACGACTTCTCGCAGGAGGAGCGCGTCGACTACGACAAGGAGCATGTCGTTCCGATGTCCGCGGAGAGCATCCTCATGGAGGGCGCCCGCATTCTCGACGAATGGCCGATGATAGAGAAGGGGATACGATCCTTCTCGGCCGTCTACCGGCACGCCAACGTCGAAATCGCCGCCGCCCCGAAGGGGGCCGCCGCGACCGCGGGCAAGGACGACGCGGCCCGCGCCATCACCTTGAGCGATGAAGAGCGCAAGGTCTACCAGCTGGTGGACGGCCACCGCACGGTGCAGGAGATCGTCGAGCGTTGCAGTCTGAGCGAATTCGACACCTGCCGGCTCCTCTACGAACTGATTGGACGCCAGCTCCTCGAGGAGGTCAAGAGCGTCGGCCCCAGGACGGCACCGGCGGCCTCCCCGGCCCGGGCGGTCTCCGGAACCCCGGCAGCCTCCAGAGCGCTTGTCGCCCTCGGGTATCTGATCCTGGTGCTCCTGGCGGGGGGCCTCGTGACGCGCCACGCCGAAACCATTGCGCGCGGGCTCCTGCGAGGGGAGGCGGCTGCGCCGTACCTGAATCCTCTCATCGGCGGGGAGCAGGCGCGCTCGATCCGGGGTTCGATCACCCTCAGCCGGATGCAGCGGGTCGATTTCGCGATCCAGGTCTACTTCCTGCTTAACCGGGGATATCCCGAGAACCTGAGATATCTCGTCACGAGCCATCTTCTCAAGCCACAGGCCATCCTGGATCCTCTCGGCAGACCGTTCGAGTATCGGATCACGCCCGGTGGATACAGTATCTCCTTCGCGCCGGATGGGAATCCTGTCAATCGAGTCGAGATTAGCAGTGCGCCATCCGGGTAG
- the dnaK gene encoding molecular chaperone DnaK has product MSKIIGIDLGTTNSVVAIMEGGKPVVIPNAEGSRTTPSVVAFTEKGELLVGQVAKRQSITNPENTVFSIKRFMGRRMDEVNEEMKMVPYRIVAGPGNAVRVRIRGKDYSPEQISAHILQKMKQSAEDYLGEKVTRAVITVPAYFNDAQRQATKDAGRIAGFEVERIVNEPTAAALAYGLDKKKDEVIAVYDFGGGTFDISILEVGEGVVEVKSTNGDTHLGGDNIDQRVVDWITSEFKKDQGIDLSKDRMALQRLKEAAEKAKCELSTVMETEINLPFITADASGPKHLQLKLTRAQFERLANDLFERSIPRVEQALKDAGLKASDIDEVVLVGGSTRIPRIQDLVKQYFGKEPHKGVNPDEVVAIGAAVQAGVLGGEVKDLLLLDVTPLSLGVETLGGVMTKLIERNTTIPTRKSETFSTATDNQTSVEIHVLQGERELARDNRTLGRFHLIGLPPAPRGIPQVEVTFDIDANGILNVSAKDMATSKEQKITISGTGTLAKDDIDKMVKEAKANAEEDLRKREDIEARNTADSRVYQIEKLLEENRDKVSADDERAIRAGIEDVRKAMEGGGKDAINEALKRLEQASHRLAEVLYRTSGTQPGGSPGAATGEEGAPGGAAPGSTGGAHKEGDVIDAEYVDVDESKR; this is encoded by the coding sequence ATGAGCAAGATTATCGGCATCGATCTCGGGACGACCAACTCAGTCGTCGCCATCATGGAAGGTGGCAAGCCGGTCGTCATACCGAATGCCGAGGGGTCCAGGACCACGCCTTCCGTCGTGGCATTCACCGAAAAGGGGGAGCTCCTCGTCGGACAGGTGGCCAAGCGGCAGTCGATCACCAACCCGGAAAACACCGTTTTCTCCATCAAGCGCTTCATGGGCCGGCGCATGGATGAGGTCAATGAAGAGATGAAAATGGTGCCCTATCGCATCGTGGCCGGTCCCGGCAACGCGGTCAGGGTCCGCATCCGGGGGAAGGACTACAGTCCTGAGCAGATCTCGGCCCACATCCTGCAGAAAATGAAGCAGTCCGCCGAGGACTACCTGGGCGAGAAGGTGACTCGCGCGGTCATCACCGTTCCCGCCTATTTCAACGATGCGCAGCGCCAGGCCACCAAGGACGCCGGCAGGATCGCGGGCTTCGAGGTCGAACGGATCGTCAACGAGCCGACCGCGGCCGCCCTGGCGTATGGCCTGGACAAGAAGAAGGACGAAGTCATCGCCGTCTACGATTTCGGCGGCGGAACATTCGACATCTCGATCCTGGAGGTCGGCGAGGGGGTGGTGGAGGTCAAATCGACCAACGGGGACACGCACCTGGGCGGCGACAACATCGACCAGCGCGTGGTGGACTGGATCACCTCCGAGTTCAAGAAGGACCAGGGGATCGACCTCTCCAAGGACCGCATGGCGCTGCAGCGCCTCAAGGAGGCGGCCGAGAAGGCCAAATGCGAGCTGTCCACGGTGATGGAGACGGAGATCAACCTGCCGTTCATCACGGCGGACGCTTCCGGACCGAAACATCTCCAGCTGAAGCTGACGCGCGCCCAGTTCGAGCGGCTGGCGAACGATCTCTTCGAGCGCTCCATCCCGCGGGTCGAGCAGGCCCTCAAGGACGCCGGTCTCAAGGCCTCGGACATCGACGAGGTCGTGCTGGTCGGGGGCAGCACCCGCATCCCGAGGATCCAGGACCTGGTCAAGCAGTATTTCGGCAAGGAGCCGCACAAGGGAGTCAATCCGGACGAGGTCGTGGCGATCGGCGCCGCGGTGCAGGCCGGAGTGCTCGGGGGTGAGGTCAAGGATCTCCTGCTCCTGGATGTCACGCCGCTGTCGCTCGGCGTCGAGACCCTGGGGGGCGTCATGACCAAGCTCATCGAGCGCAACACCACGATTCCCACGCGCAAGAGCGAGACCTTCTCCACCGCGACCGACAACCAGACGAGCGTCGAGATCCACGTGCTTCAGGGAGAGCGCGAGCTCGCCCGGGACAACCGCACGCTCGGGCGCTTCCATCTGATCGGTCTCCCGCCGGCGCCGCGCGGGATTCCCCAGGTCGAGGTGACCTTCGACATCGACGCGAACGGCATCCTGAACGTTTCCGCCAAGGACATGGCGACCTCGAAGGAGCAGAAGATCACCATCAGCGGCACCGGAACCCTGGCGAAAGACGATATCGACAAGATGGTGAAGGAGGCCAAGGCGAACGCCGAGGAAGACCTTCGCAAGCGAGAAGACATCGAGGCCCGCAACACAGCCGACAGCCGCGTCTACCAGATCGAGAAGCTCCTCGAGGAAAACCGGGACAAGGTGTCGGCCGACGACGAGCGCGCCATCCGGGCCGGTATCGAGGATGTGCGCAAGGCGATGGAGGGCGGCGGCAAAGACGCGATCAACGAGGCCTTGAAGCGTCTCGAGCAGGCGTCCCATCGCCTGGCCGAGGTCCTGTACCGGACGTCGGGGACGCAACCCGGAGGTTCGCCGGGAGCGGCGACCGGTGAGGAGGGCGCCCCGGGAGGCGCGGCTCCGGGTTCGACGGGGGGCGCTCACAAGGAAGGGGATGTGATCGATGCGGAGTACGTCGACGTCGACGAGTCGAAGCGATGA
- a CDS encoding Hsp20/alpha crystallin family protein: MSVRAARPRRGVNRSVPWNPLRDLMSLKDRLNRLLESVLRKGDLSSEGLARWSPPIDLREDRESFVLTSEVPGVRPDDLTIRVEGGIVTLEGRRPLEEEARSALRVERPYGSFSRTLHLPAPVDERKVSARLRRGVLEVVLPRSSDARVHSIKVQVRS, from the coding sequence ATGAGCGTCCGCGCCGCGCGTCCCCGGCGCGGCGTGAACAGGTCCGTTCCGTGGAACCCGCTCCGCGACCTGATGAGTCTCAAGGATCGCCTGAACCGGCTGCTCGAGTCGGTCCTGCGCAAGGGTGATTTATCGAGCGAGGGGCTGGCCCGCTGGAGTCCTCCGATCGACCTGCGCGAAGACCGCGAGTCGTTCGTCCTGACGTCCGAAGTGCCCGGCGTCCGGCCCGACGACCTGACGATCCGCGTCGAGGGAGGGATCGTGACGCTGGAGGGACGCCGTCCGCTCGAGGAGGAGGCGCGCTCGGCGCTGCGCGTCGAGCGACCCTACGGCTCCTTCTCGCGCACCCTGCACCTTCCCGCCCCGGTCGACGAGAGGAAGGTCAGCGCCCGTCTGCGTCGCGGTGTCCTGGAGGTTGTCCTGCCCAGGTCCTCGGACGCACGGGTGCATTCGATCAAAGTGCAGGTCAGGTCGTGA
- a CDS encoding J domain-containing protein, with protein MIDYYAVLGVERKARLGEIKKAYRKLARKFHPDLNPGDRRAEERFKQITEAYDVLSDADRRRKHDREHQYGEGFAPGGVAARPWASGSAQDFGFDLGDLGGGGHGLSSFFSEIFGRSDGESHVGQGPRRGDDITRALSLGFFDALHGLTTEMAIEAEASCLRCTGSGRVPSRTRRPCPDCAGTGRISHVSGLLRFATTCRRCSGGGVLGDEGCGNCQGSGVLRRSETIKIPIPAGVDNSSRVRVPGKGRAGRQGGPPGDLFIVTQVAPHPFFRRIGDNIHCTVPITVTEAALGARIEVPTIDGRASVKIPPGTESGQKFRLRGKGAPLMRGSGRGDEYVEVHIVTPRAADEKSRQLLRELGVLAPGEELRRGIRL; from the coding sequence GTGATCGACTACTACGCCGTGCTGGGTGTGGAAAGGAAGGCCCGGCTGGGCGAGATCAAGAAGGCCTACAGGAAGCTCGCGCGCAAGTTTCACCCCGACCTCAATCCCGGGGACAGGCGCGCGGAAGAACGGTTCAAGCAGATCACCGAAGCCTACGACGTCCTGTCGGACGCCGACAGGCGCAGGAAGCACGACAGGGAGCATCAGTACGGGGAGGGGTTCGCTCCGGGTGGCGTGGCGGCGCGCCCCTGGGCCTCCGGCTCCGCGCAGGACTTCGGATTCGATCTCGGCGACCTGGGCGGAGGGGGCCACGGGCTCTCGTCGTTCTTCTCGGAGATCTTCGGCCGTAGTGACGGAGAATCGCACGTGGGCCAAGGGCCGCGCCGGGGGGACGACATCACACGCGCCCTGAGCCTCGGGTTCTTCGACGCCCTCCACGGCCTGACGACGGAGATGGCCATCGAAGCCGAGGCCTCCTGCCTGCGGTGCACCGGTTCAGGACGGGTGCCCTCGCGCACGCGACGACCGTGTCCGGATTGCGCGGGGACGGGGCGGATCAGCCATGTCTCGGGTCTCCTTCGCTTCGCGACCACCTGCCGGCGCTGCTCCGGCGGGGGCGTGCTCGGCGACGAAGGGTGCGGCAATTGCCAGGGGAGCGGCGTGCTGCGCAGATCGGAGACGATCAAGATCCCCATCCCCGCCGGCGTGGACAACAGCTCTCGCGTGCGCGTGCCGGGGAAGGGACGGGCCGGGCGGCAGGGCGGTCCGCCGGGCGATCTCTTCATCGTCACGCAGGTGGCTCCGCACCCTTTCTTCAGAAGAATTGGTGATAATATTCACTGCACCGTGCCGATCACGGTGACCGAGGCCGCCCTGGGGGCGCGGATCGAGGTCCCGACGATCGACGGCCGGGCCAGCGTCAAGATCCCGCCGGGCACGGAGAGCGGCCAGAAATTCCGGCTGCGCGGCAAGGGCGCTCCGCTCATGCGAGGCTCCGGACGCGGGGACGAGTACGTGGAAGTCCACATCGTCACCCCCCGCGCGGCGGACGAAAAATCCCGGCAATTGCTCAGAGAGCTCGGCGTGTTGGCACCGGGAGAGGAGTTGCGCCGTGGCATCCGCCTCTGA
- a CDS encoding helix-turn-helix transcriptional regulator — protein sequence MISVVARRFEVHPQTLRLYEREGLVKPSRTQGNTRLYSEEDLERLSFILNLTRDLGVNLAGVEIIVNLRRKIETMQQEMDRFVAQVRDELGKRVQEGAIESSRALVRISAPGRSFKVEKR from the coding sequence ATGATCAGCGTCGTGGCCAGGCGGTTCGAGGTCCATCCCCAGACTCTCCGCCTTTACGAGCGGGAAGGCCTGGTCAAGCCGTCGCGCACTCAAGGAAACACGCGCCTGTACTCGGAGGAGGACCTGGAGCGGCTGTCGTTCATCCTGAACCTGACGCGCGATCTGGGGGTCAATCTCGCCGGCGTCGAGATCATCGTGAACCTGCGCCGCAAGATCGAGACCATGCAGCAGGAGATGGACCGCTTCGTCGCGCAGGTGCGGGACGAATTGGGAAAGCGTGTGCAGGAGGGTGCGATCGAATCGTCACGGGCGCTGGTCAGGATTTCGGCCCCGGGGCGTTCCTTCAAGGTCGAAAAGAGGTGA
- a CDS encoding RNA polymerase sigma factor RpoD/SigA produces the protein MEEERAPSRRTAGSSETLKKYLQEISKLPRITPEEEKVLGDRIQRGDNKEALRKLVEANLRFVVSFAKKYRNCGLSFLDLINEGNIGLIEAAKRFNPKKNVKFITYAVWWVRQAIIHALSDQSGAFRLPQKQANLLYRIGKTISQLTLDLERNPTPDEIAAKLEIPVEEVTGLLQVADENVSLSTVIDEEHEFHLSDKLEQDVIPAADLALLRSSLKDHLYACLGELDPKEQKVLRLRFGLDEGEPKTLKEIGEMMGLSRERIRQIEAQALEKLNRSQKCQQLQGYLN, from the coding sequence GTGGAAGAAGAACGGGCGCCCAGCAGGCGGACGGCAGGCTCTTCCGAGACCCTCAAGAAGTATCTTCAAGAGATCTCGAAGCTGCCGCGCATCACCCCCGAGGAGGAGAAGGTCCTGGGGGATCGAATCCAGCGCGGTGACAACAAGGAGGCGCTGCGCAAGCTGGTCGAGGCGAATCTCCGCTTTGTGGTCAGCTTCGCGAAGAAATACCGGAACTGCGGCCTGTCTTTCCTGGACCTCATCAACGAAGGGAACATCGGGCTGATCGAGGCCGCCAAGCGCTTCAACCCGAAGAAGAACGTCAAGTTCATCACGTACGCGGTCTGGTGGGTTCGGCAGGCCATCATCCACGCCCTGTCGGACCAGAGCGGGGCGTTCCGCCTCCCCCAGAAGCAGGCCAACCTCCTGTACCGCATCGGCAAGACGATCTCGCAGCTGACCCTCGACCTGGAGCGCAACCCGACGCCGGATGAGATTGCCGCCAAACTGGAGATCCCGGTCGAGGAGGTCACGGGGCTCCTTCAGGTGGCGGACGAGAACGTGTCGCTGTCCACGGTGATCGACGAGGAGCACGAATTCCATCTGTCGGACAAGCTCGAGCAGGACGTGATCCCGGCGGCCGACCTGGCCCTGCTGCGCTCGTCCCTCAAGGATCACCTGTATGCGTGCCTCGGCGAGCTCGACCCGAAGGAGCAGAAGGTGCTGCGACTCCGCTTCGGGCTGGATGAAGGGGAACCGAAGACCCTGAAGGAGATCGGGGAGATGATGGGGCTGTCACGCGAGCGTATCCGGCAGATCGAGGCCCAGGCGCTCGAGAAGCTGAACCGCTCGCAGAAGTGTCAGCAGCTCCAGGGCTACCTCAACTAG
- a CDS encoding ATP-binding protein has translation MGELDEGPCAHCGGTGFVILEHEGARRARPCGCRRAPRSGRTEIQEFLESARIPRRYHDCEFENFAAYGPHQLSLQGAKTWAGRFAEEYPLNDRGLLLIGPPGVGKTHLAVATLRRLGVEKGVPCLFCDVQDLLRQLQATFDRQSGMSELELLQPVLQSEVALLDDLGGRQFSPWVEETLSHIVTTRYNEGRSTLVTTNYQDDASAGRGTTLKERIGPRVYSRLHEMCHLVKVEAQDFRQTIKRADHHLGPGVERPKESR, from the coding sequence ATGGGCGAGTTGGACGAGGGCCCGTGCGCGCATTGCGGCGGGACCGGTTTCGTCATCCTCGAGCACGAGGGTGCCCGCCGCGCGCGGCCCTGCGGTTGCCGGCGCGCCCCGCGGTCCGGGCGCACCGAGATCCAGGAGTTCCTGGAGAGCGCGCGCATCCCGAGGCGCTACCATGACTGCGAGTTCGAGAATTTCGCAGCCTACGGCCCGCACCAGCTCTCCCTGCAAGGGGCGAAGACCTGGGCGGGGCGCTTCGCGGAGGAATACCCCCTGAACGACCGCGGCCTGCTCCTCATCGGGCCGCCGGGCGTCGGCAAGACGCACCTCGCCGTGGCGACGCTGCGGCGTCTGGGAGTCGAGAAGGGGGTGCCGTGCCTGTTCTGCGACGTGCAGGACCTGCTGCGGCAGCTGCAGGCGACCTTCGACCGCCAGTCGGGCATGAGCGAGCTCGAACTTCTGCAGCCGGTGCTGCAGAGCGAAGTCGCCCTGCTGGACGACCTAGGCGGCCGGCAATTCAGCCCCTGGGTGGAGGAGACCTTGTCGCACATCGTGACGACACGCTACAACGAGGGGCGCTCCACGCTCGTGACCACCAACTACCAGGACGACGCGTCCGCCGGGCGCGGGACGACGCTCAAGGAGCGGATCGGGCCGCGGGTCTACTCCCGCCTCCACGAGATGTGCCACCTGGTCAAGGTCGAGGCGCAGGATTTCAGACAGACGATCAAGCGCGCCGACCACCACCTGGGCCCCGGTGTCGAGCGCCCCAAGGAGAGCCGATGA
- a CDS encoding acetyl-CoA C-acetyltransferase yields MSGRAPVFDAVVVAGARTPMAEYNTFFKDLTEVELGALAAREALRRSGADAGRVDHVVFGNAMQTSGNALYGARHVGLKAGLPDAVPALTVNRLCGSGIQSIVTAASLLRLQEAEVVLAGGMENMTQAPHVVRGLRSGLRMGHAQLEDSLLVGLMDTHCGCAMAQTAENLAVERGISREEADRYALRSQQAADAAFRAGRFRDEIVPVTVRDRGKEIVVTDDNHRRPDTTLEVLAKLPPAFQGRGFVTAGNASGIVDGGAAVVLASPSAARGLKGEPLGRVITYGVSGVPPRLMGIGPVPSIRMALERAGLALGEIDLFEINEAFAAQYLAVEKELGLDRDRVNINGGAIALGHPLGATGTRLVLTLLHELRRRGGRYGIASACIGGGQGIAVVVEAAGGTKR; encoded by the coding sequence ATGAGCGGCCGGGCCCCCGTCTTCGATGCCGTGGTCGTGGCCGGCGCGCGAACGCCGATGGCCGAGTACAACACCTTCTTCAAGGACCTGACCGAGGTGGAGCTCGGTGCTCTGGCCGCGCGCGAGGCGCTCCGGCGCTCGGGTGCCGACGCGGGGCGGGTCGATCACGTGGTCTTCGGAAACGCCATGCAGACGAGCGGCAACGCCCTGTATGGCGCGCGGCACGTCGGTCTGAAGGCCGGGTTGCCCGACGCCGTCCCCGCGCTGACCGTCAATCGCCTGTGCGGTTCCGGGATCCAGTCGATCGTCACCGCGGCCTCGCTCCTCCGCCTGCAGGAGGCGGAGGTGGTTCTCGCCGGGGGCATGGAGAACATGACGCAGGCCCCGCACGTGGTGCGGGGTCTGCGCTCCGGGCTGCGCATGGGTCACGCACAGCTCGAGGACTCCCTCCTGGTGGGGCTGATGGATACGCATTGCGGCTGCGCGATGGCGCAGACCGCCGAGAACCTGGCGGTCGAGCGCGGTATCAGCCGTGAGGAGGCGGACCGTTACGCCCTGCGCAGCCAGCAGGCCGCCGACGCGGCGTTCCGCGCGGGCCGGTTCAGGGACGAGATCGTCCCGGTCACCGTGCGCGATCGGGGTAAGGAGATCGTCGTGACGGATGACAATCACCGACGCCCGGACACCACCCTGGAGGTGCTCGCGAAACTTCCGCCGGCGTTCCAGGGACGGGGCTTCGTCACCGCGGGCAACGCCTCGGGGATCGTGGACGGGGGGGCGGCGGTGGTTCTGGCGTCCCCCTCGGCGGCTCGAGGGTTGAAAGGGGAGCCTCTCGGACGGGTGATCACCTACGGCGTGAGCGGCGTGCCGCCGCGTCTGATGGGGATCGGTCCCGTGCCGAGCATCCGGATGGCGCTCGAGCGCGCCGGCCTGGCGCTCGGCGAGATCGATCTGTTCGAGATCAACGAGGCATTCGCCGCGCAGTACCTCGCCGTGGAGAAGGAGCTCGGCCTGGATCGCGACCGGGTCAACATCAACGGCGGAGCGATCGCGCTCGGTCACCCGCTGGGGGCCACGGGCACACGGCTGGTCCTGACGCTCCTCCACGAGCTCCGCAGGCGGGGGGGGCGTTACGGCATCGCCAGCGCCTGCATCGGCGGTGGCCAGGGGATCGCCGTGGTTGTCGAGGCGGCCGGGGGCACGAAGCGCTAA
- a CDS encoding 3-hydroxybutyryl-CoA dehydrogenase, with the protein MQIKKVGVLGCGLMGSGIAQVAAQSGHPTTVLEVTQALVDAGLKRIDQFLAGGVARGKVRPEDRQATLSRLAGTTDYAALADCDIVIEAVVENLGAKREAFQSLERTLKPEAILASNTSSLSITEMAVQTKRPKRFVGLHFFNPVPLMKLVEVTRTIQTDPGVEETVLEFARGLGKTPIRALDRTGFIVNRLLVPYILDAIRALEEGVGTITDIDQGMKLGCGHPMGPFTLLDLVGIDTTYYIANIMFDEFREKRFAPPPLMKRMVLAGFHGRKTGKGFYDYSSEPAKPNDFLAVGGERR; encoded by the coding sequence ATGCAGATCAAGAAGGTCGGCGTGCTGGGGTGCGGGCTCATGGGTTCCGGAATCGCGCAGGTGGCGGCCCAGTCCGGACACCCGACGACGGTCCTGGAGGTGACGCAGGCGCTCGTCGACGCCGGCCTGAAGCGGATCGACCAGTTTCTCGCAGGCGGGGTCGCCAGGGGCAAGGTCAGACCCGAAGACAGGCAGGCCACCCTGTCCCGCCTCGCCGGGACGACCGACTACGCCGCGCTGGCCGATTGCGACATCGTGATCGAAGCCGTGGTGGAGAATCTCGGGGCGAAGCGGGAGGCGTTTCAGAGCCTCGAGCGGACCCTCAAGCCCGAGGCGATCCTGGCCAGCAACACCTCCTCCCTGTCGATCACGGAAATGGCGGTCCAGACGAAGAGGCCGAAGCGCTTCGTCGGGCTGCACTTCTTCAACCCGGTCCCTTTGATGAAGCTGGTCGAGGTCACGCGGACCATCCAGACCGATCCGGGGGTCGAGGAGACGGTCCTGGAGTTCGCCCGTGGCCTGGGGAAGACCCCCATCCGCGCCCTGGACCGGACCGGCTTCATCGTGAACAGGCTGCTCGTTCCCTACATCCTGGACGCCATTCGCGCCCTGGAAGAGGGCGTGGGCACGATCACCGACATCGATCAGGGGATGAAGCTCGGCTGCGGGCACCCGATGGGACCTTTCACGCTCCTGGATCTGGTCGGGATCGACACCACGTATTACATTGCCAACATCATGTTCGACGAATTCAGGGAAAAACGGTTCGCCCCGCCCCCGCTCATGAAACGCATGGTGCTGGCGGGGTTTCACGGGCGCAAGACCGGAAAGGGGTTCTACGACTATTCGAGCGAGCCGGCGAAGCCCAACGATTTCCTGGCGGTGGGCGGGGAGCGACGATGA
- a CDS encoding enoyl-CoA hydratase-related protein: protein MSGSTRVIYEAKDGVARLTVNRPEKLNALDRQTMRDIDAAVGASGQDASIGVLVVTGMGDKAFVAGADIAELSSQTPVEGAAYARLGQAVLGRLERLGKPSIAAINGYALGGGLELAMACTLRVASESARLGQPEVALGIIPGYGGTQRLARLVGPGRALELVLTGEPIDAREAHRIGLVNRVVPQTDLAGAVETLARTLLSRGPAALRFALQAVHEGLQMTLEEGLSMEAALFGLCCATEDMREGTRAFVEKRKPAFKGR from the coding sequence ATGAGCGGCTCGACCCGGGTGATTTACGAGGCGAAGGACGGCGTGGCCCGCCTCACGGTGAACCGGCCCGAGAAGCTCAACGCCCTGGACCGCCAGACGATGAGGGACATCGACGCGGCCGTGGGGGCCTCCGGTCAGGATGCGTCGATCGGGGTGCTGGTCGTCACCGGAATGGGGGACAAGGCGTTCGTGGCCGGCGCCGACATCGCCGAGCTGTCGTCGCAGACCCCGGTCGAAGGAGCGGCGTACGCGCGGCTGGGGCAGGCGGTCCTGGGACGGCTGGAAAGGCTGGGCAAGCCGAGCATCGCGGCGATCAACGGATACGCTCTGGGCGGCGGGCTGGAGCTTGCGATGGCCTGCACGCTCCGCGTGGCCTCGGAATCCGCCCGCCTCGGGCAGCCGGAGGTGGCGCTCGGGATCATCCCGGGGTACGGGGGCACACAGCGCCTGGCGCGCCTGGTGGGGCCGGGCCGCGCGCTGGAGCTGGTCCTGACGGGCGAGCCGATCGACGCCCGCGAGGCGCACCGCATCGGACTGGTGAACCGCGTCGTGCCCCAGACGGATCTGGCCGGCGCCGTCGAGACCCTGGCGCGGACCCTCCTGTCGCGCGGGCCGGCGGCCCTGCGATTCGCTCTGCAGGCCGTGCACGAGGGGCTGCAGATGACACTCGAGGAAGGGCTGTCGATGGAGGCGGCCCTGTTCGGTTTGTGCTGCGCCACCGAGGACATGCGCGAGGGCACGCGGGCGTTCGTCGAAAAGCGCAAACCCGCCTTCAAGGGGCGTTGA